The Thermotoga caldifontis AZM44c09 genomic interval CAGAGAAGTGGTGGTCTGAACTGGTGGGGTTCTTTTCTCAAGTTTGTCCAGAACCTCCGAGACGGCAAAAACACCGATCATGACAGGTAGAAAATCGAAACCGTTGGCGAGGGCATCTATTCCAAGTGTTAGGCGCTGAGAGCCGGTCACGTTGTCGATGCCTATAAGGGACAGAAGCAAGCCTATGAGCCCAGCGATCAAACCTTTGATCAAATCCTTTCCAGAAACGCTCGCAATGATGGTGAGTCCGAAGACAGCCAGCGCGAAGTATTCGGGTGGCCCAAACTTGAGGGCGAATTTGGCAAGTAAAGGAGCCAGAAACACCATACAGATACCACTCACAAGGCCGCCGAAGAATGAGCCGATCAGTGCTGCAGAAATGGCTTTGCCCGCTTTGCCCTGCTGTGCGAGTGGATAGCCATCGATGACTGTGGCGGCCGCTGAAGGTGTGCCGGGAGTTCTCAGAAGGATTGCGGAGATGGAACCGCCGAACATCGAAGCGCAGTACATGCCGGTCAGCATGAGCAGAGCTGTCTCGGGCTTCATGTAGTAGGTGAACGGCAAGAGCAGAATTATACCCATTGAGGACGTCACGCCCGGCAGTGCACCCACCACTATGCCGCTCGCGACACCGATCAGCATGATCAACAAGTTGGAAGGCATCAGAGCTGTTTTAAGTCCCTCCAGCCAGTAACTGATCATTCGATTCGCACCTCACAGTGAGAACCTTGGCAAAGGTATTTTGAATATGATCGTGAAGACATAGTAGATCGCGATCGAAGTGACCACGCTCAGAACCGCGTTCAGCAGGATCTTCTTTGAGCCAAACACGTACATCGCGAAGAACAGGAGTGGCCCTGTTGTGAGGATGAATCCAAGTTTCTTGAAGAGATAGACGTACAGAACGAATGAGACGGTGAGGCCGACGAGACTGAAGACGAAACTGGAATCGATTCGAGAACGTGCGGCGCGTTCTTTTTTCGACAGCAACGCGCGCACTATCAAAAGCACACCGCAGATGATCAAACATACCGTGACGAGCCTCGGAAAACCGGCCGAACCAAGCCCGATCCTCGGTTTTCTCATCCCGATGGTGCTCAAGAGAAAGATCAGACCTACGAGCGACACGATTGCGCCAGAGAGTACGTCACTTCTCTTCGACATGGCACATCACCTGAAGCCCCGCCCCGAAGGGCGGGGAACGTGATCATTTACCGTACTTTTCGCCGACCTTCTTGATCTTCATCAGATTCTCCCAGAAGGCGTTTTGTTCTCGAACGAATCTTGTAAATGTTACTGTATCCATGTAGTGGAGCACGTTTCCCATTTCCTTCGCTTTCGCTATGAACTCAGGGTCGTTCATGCATTTGTAGAAGATGTCGTGGAGCGCCCGAACGATTTCAGGTGGTGTTCCTCTCTGTACGGCCACACCTCTCCACATACCCAGCGTGAAATCGTAGCCAAGTTCTCTGGCGGTCGGAACGTCCGGGAACACGCTGAGCCTCTGTGTGCCCAGTACCGCCAGACACCTCAGCTGGCCGGCCTGAACCTGTGGCACACCTTCCGGGGCGGCAGCCATCACAGCGTCGATGTGACCTGCTACGAGATCTGCGATCGCCGGAGCTCCACCGTTGTAAGGCACGTGAATGAACCTCACACCCACGAAGTCTTCGAACGCGAGTGCAACCAAATGGTTCCCACCACCGGCACCACCGTTACCCATCGTGACCGTTTCGGGGTTTTTCCTGGCGGCGTTCAGAAGATCTTCGAGCGTTTTGTAAGGCGAGTTGGCGTTGACCAGGATGTAACTTGGATCGTTGACGATGTTGATCACAGGCACGAAATCGTCCACAGTGAACTTCACTTCGCTCCAGTGGATCTTCGTTATGATCGGTGTGGCCAGCGACAGCAAAGTGTAGCCGTCAGCAGGGGCTTTCAGGAACTCCATCGTTCCGGTCACTGCACCCGCGCCGGGAATGTTGTTGACCACGAGTGGCTGGCCGTTGGCGTACTTTGGAAAAACGGATGCGATGGCTCGGAACAGTAGATCTGTAGCACCACCAGCCGACCAAGGTACGATGATCGTGACAGGTCTGGTTGGAAAGTTCACCTGTGCGAGCGCAAGGACACCGATGAGAAGCAATGCGAGCAGTGCCTTTGTCCTCATGAATACACCTCCCCACGTTTTGGAAATATTTTTTTCAACGGACTCTCATCACATTCAAAACAAAGAAGGAGCTTATTTTACTGATTTTGTCAGATCCAAACTGACGTTAGGGGTCCGGTAGCTGTATCGTACTTGTCAAAAAAATTTTATCTCCAACGGCACAGATTTGTGCACACCTCAAGTTTGCAAAACGGTTGCTTGTAGTTTACGCAAAAATGAAGATGGCTGGGTGCGGTGCATTAGATCTATTTGGTTCTGTAGAGCCTGTCGCCCGCGTCCCCCAGACCCGGCAGTATGTAACCGTGCTCGTTGAGCTGTCGATCCAGAGCCGCGGCGTATATGTTGACGTCTGGATGGTGACTCTCGAGCGCCTGTACCCCTTCGGGTGCCGCGATCAAACAGACCAGGATTATGTTCTTTGCACCGTGCTGTTTCAGCACGTTCACCGCGTGTATCGCAGAAAAGCCTGTCGCCAGCATGGGATCGAGCAAGAACGCAACACTCTTTTCCTCTATCTTTGGAAGTTTGCAGTAGTACTGCACCGGCCTCAAGGTCTCTGGATCTCTGTACACACCTATGTGACCTACAGAAGCGTTCGGCATGAGCTCCAAAATGCTGTCCGCCATTCCCAGTCCTGCACGCAGTATGGGTACGACGACCATCTTTTTGTCTTCGATGGCGTAACCTTTCGTTTTCTCAAGTGGTGTCTCGACTTCTACCTCCACCGTTTCGACGTTGCGCGTCGCCTCATAAGCCAGAAGGAAGGTTATTTCCCTCAACAGTTCTCTGAACTCCTTTGGACCCGTGGCCTTGTTCCTCATGATGGTCAACTTGTGCTTTATGAGCGGATGATCCACAACGTTGAACATGGTCTGAACCTCCCCGGCGAGCAAAATAAAAGGGAGCGTTCAGCTCCCCTGTACAGGACCAAAGTCCTTCAACGGCCATATCCGCAAAATTGGTCTTCCTATCACGTGATCCTTCGGCACGAAGCCGAAGTACCTGCTGTCGAAACTATCGTTCGTGTTGTCACCCATGAAGAAATAGAATCCCTTGGGTACTTCGACCTCGACGCCTTCTGGTGTTTTTCTGATGTACTTGCTCAGATCTATGTCCTTGTAGATCTCCGAAAACGTTTTATCGAAAGCGGCACCGAGTGGGACAGGATACATGCCTCCGACTACAGAGAACACCAGGTTGGCAGCTTCGATGTTCGTCTGCGCCAAGCGCTGCAGAAATTGCCTGTACGAAGTTGGATTGTTCCTCAGCTTACTCGCTTCAAAAAACCAGTTCAAAAGCTCCGGGTATTTGAAAACACCTTCGGGTGTATAAACTATGTCCTTGAGTTTTTCGTTCAGCTTTCCATTGACGTACAAATGGTACTTGCCGTCTTCTGACAGTTTGATCTGCAGAACGTCTCCCTCTTTGCCGACCAGACGCTTGACGTACTTCACCCTGCCTCTGAACTTGGCCGGTGCGAACAGGTCCATGAACTTGTCGAAAGGCCTGAGCATCGTCAGGGCACGCTCGTCCACGAACGGAGCCCAGAACACGACTATGTCGCCTACCTGGGGTTCCCTAACGGTGTAGGTTATCTTCTCGATGAACAATCTGTCTCCCACGTTTATTGTTGGAATCATGGAGCCTGTCGGTACCAGCATCGTCTCAAAAACGTACAGCCTGATGATCGTTGCTGCGACGATCGCGTAGGCCAGGGACTTCAACCAGTCGAGTGCGTACTTTTTCACTTTTTCCTTGTTGATCGTGACGCCTCCTATTCCTTCTTCTTTCTTCGACTTAACCTGCTTCTCTTTCACGAGCGTCACTCTCTTTTTTCTTTCAGCTTGATCTTCCCTTTCACATCGCGCAGATAGTAAAGTTTCGCCCTTCTTGTTTCCGCTTTCTTAACGACTTCGAGCTTCTCGATGATCGGTGAGTGGTACGGGAAGGTTCTCTCGACTCCTATTCCACCGCTGGCAATCTTGCGCACCGTGAATGTCTTGCTCAGTCCAGAACCTCTGATCTTGATAACGATTCCTTCGAAGATCTGCGTCCTTTCCTTACCGGATTCCACGACCTTGACATGGACTCTGACCGTGTCGCCGGGTCTGAACTCGGGGAGCTCTCTGTACTGGTCTTTCTCGATCAGTCTTACGAGATTGTCCATGCTCACAGTTCATACCTCCTCTCCTATCAACCTGTCTATGATTATTGCGGCAGCCGCTCTGACCGAAAGGTGATTGTAATCAGAGTTAGCGCGGACTGGTTCGAGAACGTAGTCGCACATGTCCAGGATTTCCTGCGGCATGCCCCAGCTCGTTCCGAAAAGTATGAGCACGGGTCTGTCGGTTTCTCTGATGATCCTTGCCCCTTCTTCGTAACTTATCGATCTTGGTCTTTTCTTCGCGGAAGTGAAGAAAAGCAACGGTTTTTTGCCCGTCTCCTGTTTTATTGTATCGATCACGTCCTCCAGGTAAGACTTCAGTTCGACCAGTTGTAAAGCTTCTGTTCTGCTTATGTTGTACTCTTTCCCGGATCCTTCGACCCAGTAATCTAAAACGGCTCTCACGACTGCCTGCTGTGCGGGCAGATTCGTCACAACGTAGTATTTTTTGATCCCATAACTCCGTGCGGTCCTCGCGATGTCGTGAATGTCGAGGTTCGTCACCGCGCTGGAGACAATCTTACCATCTTTTCCCAGAACCGGATAATGGATCAGAGCTATTCTCACGTCGTTCAACACATTTCACCAACTCCTGTATCAGATGAATGAGGGCTTTCTTCTCTTCCGTTGAAAACTCCCTCGCCAGGAAGAGATCCGGCCTCCTCAACGCGGTGAGTTTGATACTCTCGGCGGTCCTCCAGAGTTCTACCATTTCATGGTTTCCACTCAACAGCACTTCTGGGACCCGCATACCTCTGTACTCGGCGGGTCTGGTGTAGTGTGGATAATCGAGCAGGTCGTTGTAAAAAGAATCTCTCTTCACGGATTCTTCCTCGACGACTCCTGGAACGAACCTGCTCACCGCGTCGCAGATCACCATCGCCGCGAGTTCTCCACCGCTGAGCACGTAATCACCGATGGATACTTCCAGATCGACCAAACTCTTCACTCTCTCGTCGACACCTTCGTACCTGCCACAGATTATCAAAAGATTCTCCTTCTTCGAAAGCTCCATCGCGAGCCTGTTGTTCAGTGTGACTCCCTGTGGCGATGTGAGGATCGTGTACAGATCGCCGAACTGCTGCTTACAGTGATCATACAGCTCGAAGATGGGCTCCGGTTTCATGACCATGCCCGGACCGCCACCGTAAGGATAGTCGTCCACGGTCCTGTGACGGTCGTGCGCGAAATCTCGAATGTTCATTATGCGTATGTCGATCTTGCCTTCTTCAACGGCTTGAGCGATCACTCCGTATTCCTTCACGACCCGTACGAAGTCTGGGAAGATCGTGGCGATGATGATCCTCATCACATCCACTCCGGAAGTTTTACGACCAGTCTTTTCTGCGGTTCGAACTGTACGATGCATTCTCTGATCATTGGAACGAGGACCTCTCCGCCTTTTCCTTTCACCACTGCCACGTCGTTCGAACCCGTCTCGATGATGTCAACCACCTTGCCGATCATCTCACCGCGCTCGTCGTACACGTCCACGTTCAACAGCTGGTAGAAGTAGTATTCGTTCGCTTTGAGCTTGGGTAGATCTTCGATCCTTACCGCGAGCTGTAAACCCACGATCTTTTTCGCCGTTTCAACGTTGTCTATGCCTGCGATCTTCAAAAGATACTCTTTACCGACTTTCCTGATCCTCTGCACGGTGACTCTGTAAATGCCGTTTCGAGACTCATCCTTTATGAAGACCTGTTTCAGGTTGGCGAAGACCTCTCCCACGTTGGTCGTGGGAAAAACCTTGACGTTTCCGAACAAACCGTGAGTCCGCGTGATCTTACCGATCACGATGTACTCGCTCACCTTACCACCCGCAGGGTGAAGTCCTCCGCATCGAACAGGGCCGAGAAGAGGACCTTCAAAGATTTTATGGTCCTTCCATCCTTTCCTATGACCTGGCCGACGTCCTCATCGTTCACCACGATCTCGAACACTTTGCCGTCGTTTTCGTCGAACTCGACCACGACAACGTCTTCAGGGTGTTTCACGATACCTTTGACTATGTACTCAAGCATTTGTTTCATCTGTGGTTTCTCTCTTGCCATACTTGATCTCGTGCACTTTCTTGAGCACGCCCGCCTTACTGAGTATGTCTCTCGCCGTGTCGCTGGGTTGGGCACCTTTCAGTATCCATTCGACTGCCCTCTCAACGTTGACCTTTATTTCGGCAGGGTTGCGCAGGGGATTGTAGAAACCCAGCGACTCGATGTAGGCTCCGTCACGTTTCTTTCTGGAGTCAACAACGACGATTCTGTAGAACGGCATATTCCTTTTTCCCATTCTCGTGAGCCTGATCCTTACCACACCAACACCTCCTCAAAGCCCGAAAGGCAGTTTCAGCTTCCCATGTTTGAGCCTTTGCATGAGTTCCTTCATCTGCTCGTAAGACTTCAAAAGTTTGTTCACATCCTGAACCGTCGTACCGCTACCTTTTGCGATCCTCAACTTCCTGCTCGCGTTCAAAATCCTCGGATTTCTCCTCTCTTCAGGTGTCATCGAATTGATGATCGCCTCGATCTTTTTCAGTTCTTTCTCGCCCGCATCGACGTCCACCTTGGGTGCCCCAGGCAGCATCTCGATCAGGGAGCTCAGCGGGCCCAGTTTCTTCAGTTCTCTCAGCTGCTCGCGGAAATCTTCCAGCGTGAACTGCGCCTGGAGCATCTTCTTCGCTGCCGCTTCCATCTTTTCTCTGTCGAGCTCTCTCTCAGCCTTTTCGATGAGGCTGAGGACATCGCCCATGCCCAGAATTCTGCCCGCGACTCTGTCCGGATAGAAAGGCTCAAGTGCGTCGAGCTTTTCCCCAACACCTATGAACTTGACGGGCTTTCCGGTGACGTAACTTATCGATAGAATCACACCGCCACGGGCGTCGCCGTCCAGTTTCGTCACGATGAAGCCTGTCAGGGAGAGTCGCCTGTCGAACTCGAGGGCGGAATTCACCGCGTCCTGTCCCACCATCGCGTCGACGACCATGAGTATCTCGTCCGGATTGGTTAAGGACTTTATGTCTTCAAGTTCTTTCATCATTTCATCATCGATGTGGAGCCTTCCCGCTGTATCGAGCACCAGAACGTTGCAGTGAAGTTCCTGAGAAGCCTTCAGGGCACCTTTGACTATCTCGAGAGCGTTTTTTCTGTCCCCGGAGAACACCGGGATGTTCAGACTCTTACCGATCTTCTCGAGCTGGTCGATCGCGGCGGGTCTGTAAGTGTCGGCAGCGACGAGCAGAGGATTTCTGCCCTGTTTCCTCAAATAGAGTGCCAGCTTACCGGCCGTCGTGGTCTTTCCGCTACCCTGGAGTCCCACCAGCATGATCACGGCGGGCTGGTGCTTCAGTTGCAGCGGAACGTTGAAACGGCCCATGATGTTGATCAGCTCGTCTCTGACGATCTTTATGAACTGCTGGTCCGGCGTGAGACTCTTCAGTACTTCTTCTCCGAGCGCTTTCTGCTTGACGTTTTCAATGAAGTCTCTGACCACTTTGTAATTGACGTCCGCTTCCAGCAGGGACAGTTTGACCTGCCGAACGGCCTCGCTTATGTTCTTTTCGGTCAGTCTTCCTTGGCCCGTTATCGCTCTGAAGATCTTCGACAGTTTTTCCTGAAGGTTTTCGAACATGAACAACACCTCTTCTCATGATACGCCATATCCTGGTTCAGATCAATTAACTGAAGGGCGATGTTCGCAACGAATCTGCCGCATCTATGTTACAACCATTGAACGATAAATGTGTGGTTTAACTTAATCCACATGATTTGGAAACCGTAATGTCAGATACCGCCCCGCGGTTCTTCAACAAAACGTCAATTCGATGTGCGGTGTTGTTTAACGAAATTGATGTATAAATGGTTCGCATGGCGAAATATTCGAATCCGTTCCGGGCGTTGAGGAACAAGAACTACTTTCTTTTCTGGTTACCACAGAGCATCTCTTTGATCGGCACCTGGATCGACACGACGCTCAGGGGCTGGGTTGCCGTCAACCTCTTTTCCGAGAACAGAGCCGCCGGGTTCATCGGTTTGATAGCCTTCCTCAAAGGGCTCCCAACGGTCGTTCTCTCTCCCGCGTGTGGCGTGATCATAGACTGGTTTGGGCCGAAGAACGTTCTCCTGTTCACCCAGATCGCCGACGCGTTGAACGCCACGCTCATGGCTTACTTGGTGCACAGAGGCGTTCTGAACGCAGTCCAGTTACTCGTACTGAGTGTGGCGATGGGGATCTCTCAGGCCTTCTATCTGCCTTCGCGTAACACCTTCATCGGATCCATCGTGTCGAAGGAGCTCTTGTCGAACGCGCTTGCCCTCCACGCGATGATATTCAATTTCGCGAGAATGATAGGACCTTCGATAGCGGGATTCGTTGTTGAGTACAGAGGTATGGGCTTCGGGTTCATCGTCAACGCGTTGACATTCGTACCCCTGATAGTCACTCTGCTGTTCATCAAGGTGGAGAAACCAGCCGTTCGAAAGACGGAGAGAAAGTTCTTCGCGGATTTGAAAATGGGTGTCCAGTACGTCATGTCCAGCAAGGTTCTGCTCATCACGTTCCTCTCTTCCACAGTTTACGCCGTGTTCGGTATGCCTTACAGCATGCTCATGCAGGCCTTTGCGAAGAGTGCCGTGAAAACAGGTCTCGTCGGTTACGGATTGATCATGGGTTCGATGGGACTCGGAGCACTCGTGGGTGCAACGTTCGCAGGCTCTCTCGAGGCTGAGACGGTGCTCAAGTTCAGAGAAGAATATCTGATATTCGCCATAGGGCTGAGCACTCTGGTCTCTTTCGTTTATCCACCCGCTGCGTACGTGATGTCCTTTTTCAACGGTGCGGCACAGACGATCTTCTTCAACACGGCGAACACGAGAACTCAGTACCTGTCGCCCCAGCACATGCGTGGTAGAACGATGTCTCTCTACGC includes:
- the ffh gene encoding signal recognition particle protein; this translates as MFENLQEKLSKIFRAITGQGRLTEKNISEAVRQVKLSLLEADVNYKVVRDFIENVKQKALGEEVLKSLTPDQQFIKIVRDELINIMGRFNVPLQLKHQPAVIMLVGLQGSGKTTTAGKLALYLRKQGRNPLLVAADTYRPAAIDQLEKIGKSLNIPVFSGDRKNALEIVKGALKASQELHCNVLVLDTAGRLHIDDEMMKELEDIKSLTNPDEILMVVDAMVGQDAVNSALEFDRRLSLTGFIVTKLDGDARGGVILSISYVTGKPVKFIGVGEKLDALEPFYPDRVAGRILGMGDVLSLIEKAERELDREKMEAAAKKMLQAQFTLEDFREQLRELKKLGPLSSLIEMLPGAPKVDVDAGEKELKKIEAIINSMTPEERRNPRILNASRKLRIAKGSGTTVQDVNKLLKSYEQMKELMQRLKHGKLKLPFGL
- the upp gene encoding uracil phosphoribosyltransferase — encoded protein: MFNVVDHPLIKHKLTIMRNKATGPKEFRELLREITFLLAYEATRNVETVEVEVETPLEKTKGYAIEDKKMVVVPILRAGLGMADSILELMPNASVGHIGVYRDPETLRPVQYYCKLPKIEEKSVAFLLDPMLATGFSAIHAVNVLKQHGAKNIILVCLIAAPEGVQALESHHPDVNIYAAALDRQLNEHGYILPGLGDAGDRLYRTK
- a CDS encoding KH domain-containing protein encodes the protein MKQMLEYIVKGIVKHPEDVVVVEFDENDGKVFEIVVNDEDVGQVIGKDGRTIKSLKVLFSALFDAEDFTLRVVR
- the rpsP gene encoding 30S ribosomal protein S16; this encodes MVRIRLTRMGKRNMPFYRIVVVDSRKKRDGAYIESLGFYNPLRNPAEIKVNVERAVEWILKGAQPSDTARDILSKAGVLKKVHEIKYGKRETTDETNA
- the lepB gene encoding signal peptidase I; translated protein: MNKEKVKKYALDWLKSLAYAIVAATIIRLYVFETMLVPTGSMIPTINVGDRLFIEKITYTVREPQVGDIVVFWAPFVDERALTMLRPFDKFMDLFAPAKFRGRVKYVKRLVGKEGDVLQIKLSEDGKYHLYVNGKLNEKLKDIVYTPEGVFKYPELLNWFFEASKLRNNPTSYRQFLQRLAQTNIEAANLVFSVVGGMYPVPLGAAFDKTFSEIYKDIDLSKYIRKTPEGVEVEVPKGFYFFMGDNTNDSFDSRYFGFVPKDHVIGRPILRIWPLKDFGPVQGS
- a CDS encoding MFS transporter, which encodes MAKYSNPFRALRNKNYFLFWLPQSISLIGTWIDTTLRGWVAVNLFSENRAAGFIGLIAFLKGLPTVVLSPACGVIIDWFGPKNVLLFTQIADALNATLMAYLVHRGVLNAVQLLVLSVAMGISQAFYLPSRNTFIGSIVSKELLSNALALHAMIFNFARMIGPSIAGFVVEYRGMGFGFIVNALTFVPLIVTLLFIKVEKPAVRKTERKFFADLKMGVQYVMSSKVLLITFLSSTVYAVFGMPYSMLMQAFAKSAVKTGLVGYGLIMGSMGLGALVGATFAGSLEAETVLKFREEYLIFAIGLSTLVSFVYPPAAYVMSFFNGAAQTIFFNTANTRTQYLSPQHMRGRTMSLYALINNGGSPVGTFLFGLLGNAIGIRNTYGVLAFAMIAYFMARRTVRSLQLDLESLSQVR
- a CDS encoding tripartite tricarboxylate transporter substrate binding protein translates to MRTKALLALLLIGVLALAQVNFPTRPVTIIVPWSAGGATDLLFRAIASVFPKYANGQPLVVNNIPGAGAVTGTMEFLKAPADGYTLLSLATPIITKIHWSEVKFTVDDFVPVINIVNDPSYILVNANSPYKTLEDLLNAARKNPETVTMGNGGAGGGNHLVALAFEDFVGVRFIHVPYNGGAPAIADLVAGHIDAVMAAAPEGVPQVQAGQLRCLAVLGTQRLSVFPDVPTARELGYDFTLGMWRGVAVQRGTPPEIVRALHDIFYKCMNDPEFIAKAKEMGNVLHYMDTVTFTRFVREQNAFWENLMKIKKVGEKYGK
- a CDS encoding tripartite tricarboxylate transporter TctB family protein, with the protein product MSKRSDVLSGAIVSLVGLIFLLSTIGMRKPRIGLGSAGFPRLVTVCLIICGVLLIVRALLSKKERAARSRIDSSFVFSLVGLTVSFVLYVYLFKKLGFILTTGPLLFFAMYVFGSKKILLNAVLSVVTSIAIYYVFTIIFKIPLPRFSL
- the rplS gene encoding 50S ribosomal protein L19 translates to MDNLVRLIEKDQYRELPEFRPGDTVRVHVKVVESGKERTQIFEGIVIKIRGSGLSKTFTVRKIASGGIGVERTFPYHSPIIEKLEVVKKAETRRAKLYYLRDVKGKIKLKEKRE
- the trmD gene encoding tRNA (guanosine(37)-N1)-methyltransferase TrmD, whose product is MRIIIATIFPDFVRVVKEYGVIAQAVEEGKIDIRIMNIRDFAHDRHRTVDDYPYGGGPGMVMKPEPIFELYDHCKQQFGDLYTILTSPQGVTLNNRLAMELSKKENLLIICGRYEGVDERVKSLVDLEVSIGDYVLSGGELAAMVICDAVSRFVPGVVEEESVKRDSFYNDLLDYPHYTRPAEYRGMRVPEVLLSGNHEMVELWRTAESIKLTALRRPDLFLAREFSTEEKKALIHLIQELVKCVERRENSSDPLSGSGKRW
- a CDS encoding RNA methyltransferase; translation: MLNDVRIALIHYPVLGKDGKIVSSAVTNLDIHDIARTARSYGIKKYYVVTNLPAQQAVVRAVLDYWVEGSGKEYNISRTEALQLVELKSYLEDVIDTIKQETGKKPLLFFTSAKKRPRSISYEEGARIIRETDRPVLILFGTSWGMPQEILDMCDYVLEPVRANSDYNHLSVRAAAAIIIDRLIGEEV
- the rimM gene encoding ribosome maturation factor RimM (Essential for efficient processing of 16S rRNA) translates to MSEYIVIGKITRTHGLFGNVKVFPTTNVGEVFANLKQVFIKDESRNGIYRVTVQRIRKVGKEYLLKIAGIDNVETAKKIVGLQLAVRIEDLPKLKANEYYFYQLLNVDVYDERGEMIGKVVDIIETGSNDVAVVKGKGGEVLVPMIRECIVQFEPQKRLVVKLPEWM